The following nucleotide sequence is from Gymnodinialimonas sp. 202GB13-11.
CGTTCCTGCTGTTCGACGATTTCCGCAACGATAACCCGGCCTTCTACGCGAAGGGCTTTCCGTGGCACCCGCACCGCGGGATCGAGACGATCACCTATGTGCTGGAAGGCACGGTTGAGCATTCCGACAGCTTGGGAAATACCGGCGCGCTGGGGCCAGGGTCGGTCCAATGGATGACGGCAGGATCCGGTATCCTCCATCAGGAAATGCCGCTTGGGAACGCGAACGGGCAGATGCACGGCTTCCAGCTTTGGGGCAATCTGCCGTCCGATCAGAAGATGACCGCGCCGCGCTATCAGGACATTCAGGGTGCCGATATTCCCGAAGTCGTGGACGACGATGGCACGTGCGTTCGCGTGATCACGGGCGAGTTCTGGGGGCAGCGCGGGCCGGTTGATGGCATTGCCGCCGACCCGCAATACCTGGACGTGACGGTACCGGCGGGCGTGCGCAAGACGTTTCGGATCGACACCTACAGACGTGCCTTCGCCTATGTATTCCAAGGCTCGGCCGCATTCGCCGATGCCTCCGCCCCGTCAGGCGTCTTGCTTGAGAAAGAGGTGATGGGCCAGGAGGTCAATATCCGCGACCTTTCCGGCGACCGCACGTTGATCCGGTTCGGGACCGGTGATGAAGTGACGGTTCAGGCGGGCGAAGAGGGCGTTCGCTTCCTGCTGATCTCAGGCGCGCCGATTGAAGAGCCGGTGGCTTGGCACGGCCCTATCGTGATGAATACGCAGGAAGAATTGCAGCAGGCCATGCGGGATCTGCGCAACGGGACGTTTATCCAGCCTGCGCACTAAGTGCGTTCAGACGGGCGATTGCCATTGCAGGAACATCAGACCTGCGGCGATCACAACCAGCGCCCGGAAGCCAATCTCGGCAGCCAGCAGACTGCGCCTTTGTGCGGCCCGCGCGCCGGGTCTATGCCGTGACAGCGCGTCGCTGATCGTATCTGCGGCGGCCTGAAGGCTGGCCGGGTCGGTGCGAGCCGCGAGCTTTGGATGAGTGAGGCGCGTCTCCGCGGCCACCAATTCTTGCGCCGCTGAACGGGCGGAGGGTGGCAGCAAACGCCCGGCCTTCTGCACGGCACGTGGGAAGCTGCGGGCGCGGATATTCAGACGCTCCGCCATCTGCTGACGCAGGCCCTCAGTCATTTCCGTGTAACGCGCATGATCCATAGAATCGGCCCCCTCCGCCGCAACCCGTTGAATTTACGCAGTCCCGGCGCGTCACTCAAGGATTGCTTGGCTCTGGCGTGACCCGCGAATTCGCCTTATCGAAAGAGCATGCTGGCAACGTATTCCATTGGTGAGCCCAACGGCCGCCCC
It contains:
- a CDS encoding pirin family protein, which encodes MSIRPILETRAAQPTMEGAGVHLHRAFGFQDPSELDPFLLFDDFRNDNPAFYAKGFPWHPHRGIETITYVLEGTVEHSDSLGNTGALGPGSVQWMTAGSGILHQEMPLGNANGQMHGFQLWGNLPSDQKMTAPRYQDIQGADIPEVVDDDGTCVRVITGEFWGQRGPVDGIAADPQYLDVTVPAGVRKTFRIDTYRRAFAYVFQGSAAFADASAPSGVLLEKEVMGQEVNIRDLSGDRTLIRFGTGDEVTVQAGEEGVRFLLISGAPIEEPVAWHGPIVMNTQEELQQAMRDLRNGTFIQPAH